A single Molothrus aeneus isolate 106 chromosome 9, BPBGC_Maene_1.0, whole genome shotgun sequence DNA region contains:
- the EXTL2 gene encoding exostosin-like 2 produces MRCFHFCKLPGRVMGIRLLRFTSVVIIVLLLVAGALTALLPTIKDDKLPNSRREPKTQIQSALDSFTLIMQTYNRTDLLLKLLNHYQAIPHLHKVIVVWNNIGEKTPEEMWNSLGPHPVPVVFKVQTVNRMRNRLQNFPDLETKAVLMMDDDTLVSAHDLAFAFSVWQQFPEHIVGFVPRKHISTPSGVYSYGSFELQNPGFGNGDQYSMVLIGAAFFHSGYLEDFQQQPEAVYALIDETQNCDDIAMNFLVAKHTGKPSGVFVKPVDIRNLEKDTNSGYSGMWHRAEHLLQRSYCVNKLVNIYDGMPLKYSNIMISQFGFPNYANHKNKM; encoded by the exons ATGAG GTGTTTTCACTTCTGTAAGCTTCCAGGAAGAGTTATGGGAATCCGCCTACTGCGCTTCACCTCTGTGGTGATCATCGTCTTGCTTCTTGTGGCAGGTGCTTTAACAGCTTTGCTTCCCACTATCAAAGATGACAAATTGCCCAACTCGAGAAGGGAACCAAAAACCCAGATTCAGTCTGCCCTGGATTCATTCACTCTTATTATGCAGACATACAATAGAACTGACTTACTGCTAAAGCTTTTAAATCATTATCAAGCAATCCCCCACCTACATAAAGTAATTGTGGTGTGGAACAACATTGGTGAGAAGACACCAGAGGAAATGTGGAATTCCTTGGGGcctcatcctgtccctgttGTCTTTAAAGTTCAAACTGTAAATCGTATGAGAAACAGACTGCAGAATTTCCCTGACCTGGAAACAAAAG CTGTTTTAATGATGGATGATGACACACTAGTCAGTGCTCATGACcttgcttttgccttttccGTTTGGCAG caattTCCAGAGCATATAGTGGGATTTGTTCCTAGAAAGCACATTTCTACTCCTTCAGGCGTCTACAGTTATGGCAGCTTTGAGCTGCAGAACCCTGGGTTTGGCAATGGAGATCAGTATTCCATGGTGCTCATCGGTGCAGCATTTTTTCACAGTGGCTATTTAGAAGACTTTCAACAGCAGCCAGAAGCAGTTTACGCCTTAATAGATGAAACTCAAAACTGTGATGATATTGCCATGAATTTTCTGGTAGCCAAGCATACTGGAAAGCCTTCAGGAGTGTTTGTGAAGCCTGTTGACATAAGAAATTTAGAAAAAGACACTAACAGTGGCTATTCTGGAATGTGGCACCGAGCAGAGCATTTGTTACAGAGATCCTACTGTGTAAATAAACTCGTTAATATTTATGATGGCATGCCCTTAAAATATTCTAATATCATGATTTCTCAGTTTGGTTTTCCTAATTATGCcaatcacaaaaataaaatgtaa